The following nucleotide sequence is from Nitrospira sp..
GTCGACGGTAACGATGTCGTCGCCGTACACCTGGCCTGCCGACGGGCCGTGGCCAAGGCCCGGGCGGGTGAGGGGCCGACGTTTCTCGAATTCAAGACCATGCGGATGCACGGCCATTCTGAGCATGACGCGGCAAAGTACGTCCCAAGAGAACTGTTGGATGCCTGGAAGGTGAAGGACCCGATCGTTCGGGCCGAACAACTGCTGATCCAACTGGGTTATGCCGATGCGGCCTACTTTCAGGAGGTCGGGGAACGGGTGAAAAAGGATGTCGACGCAGGGACGGACTTCGCCGAACGGAGCCCCCTGCCGGAGGGGCACGAAACACTGGAAGGCGTCTTCGCCACAGAGAACGAGGTGTTGCCATGACGACTGCGAGCGCCACGGGGGAGATCACCTACGTCGAGGCCATTTCCCAGGCCTTGGACGAAGAGATGAGCCGAGACGAGCGGGTCTTCCTGATGGGCGAAGACATCGGCCACTATGGCGGCGCCTTCAAGGTGACGGAGGGCTTCCTCGACAAATACGGTGAATGGAGGGTGTTGGACACGCCACTCTCGGAATCCGGCTTTGTGGGCGCCGCGATCGGCGCGGCCATGATGGGGTTGCGGCCGGTCGTCGAGATGCAGTTCGCCGACTTCATCTCCTGCGCGTTCGATCAAATCACCGAAGTGGCGGCCAAGAACCATTACCGGTGGGGCGCGGCGGTACCGCTCGTTATCCGGGCGCCCTTCGGCGGAGGCGTCCACGGCGGGCCTTTCCACTCAGAATGCCCTGAAGGCTGGTTCTTCCATTCGCCCGGGCTGAAGATCGTCGCCCCCTCTACACCCTATGACGCCAAGGGCCTGCTCAAGGCCGCTATTCGCGATCCCAATCCAGTGCTGTACTTCGAACACAAGTTTCTGTACCGGCGGATCAAGGCGATCCTGCCACAGGAAGATTTCATCGTGCCGCTCGGCAAGGCCGAGGTCAAACGCCCCGGGAGCGACCTCTCGCTCATCACCTATGGCGCCATGGTCCATCTGGCCTTGGAAGCGGCGGCCCTGCTGCAGCAAGAGGGCATCGACCTGGAAGTGGTGGACCTCCGCACGTTGATGCCGCTCGACAAGGACACAATATCCGAGTCGGTGCGCAAGACCAGCAAGGCCATCGTCCTGCACGAAGACAACAAGACCGGCGGCATCGGGGCCGAAATCGCGGCCCTGCTGGCGGAAGACTGTTTCGATTGCCTGGACGGACCGATTCTCAGAATCGCCCCTCCGGACACCCCGGTTCCCTTCAGCACACCGTTGGAGGAATTTTTTCTGCCCAAGGTCGGCGACATCGTCGCAGGTGCGCGCAAACTGGCGGCATATTGACAATAGGGCACAGGACCAAGACGTGACGTGATGGCAACCGACATTCTCATGCCGCAGCTGGGTGAAAGCATCGCCGAAGGCACGGTGGTCAAATGGCTGGTGCCTCCGGGCGGAGCGGTGGAGCGGGATCAGCCCCTGCTCGTGGTGGAAACCGAAAAGGTCGCCCTCGACATTCCTTCACCGGGCACGGGTTTCCTCACCGAAATCGTGGTGCAGGAAGGCGAAACCGTGCCGGTCGGGACGCTCCTGGGCAAGCTTGAAGACCAGCCGCGGACCGGCGTCGTCAACCGAGTCGGCGGCGTGGTGGTAAGGCCGATGGATGCGCCGGCCGGCGACGGACCACACCTCTCCCCGGCTGTGCGGCAGCTCGCCAAGGAACATCACGTCGACGTGGCTTCGATCGTCGGCAGCGGCGAAGGCGGACGGGTCACCAAAAAGGATGTGTTGGAGTACGTGGCGGCGCGCAAGAGCGATCGCTCAGCGGCACCGGTCGCAACCCCGGCGGTTCGTCTCCACAGCCAAATGCGGAAAACGATCGCGGAACGGATGGTCCTCAGCCGACGAACGGCTGCCCACGTCTCCACCTTCTTCGAAGTCGACATGACCGGCGTGGTCCGATTCAAGGAAGGCCGTAGGCTGACCTTTCTTCCGTTCGTCATCGATGCCGTCACCCGGGCCATGCGGGAGGTCCCGGTGGTGAACTCCACCTGGCGTGACGACGGGCTCCTGTTGCACCAGGACATCCACATCGGCATTGCCGTGGCACTGGAGGAGGGGCTGCTGGTCCCGGTCGTCCGCCATGCCGATCGCAAGGACCTCACCACCTTGGCCAAGGAGGTGGCCGACCTCGCGCAGCGCGCCAGGGCCAAGAAGCTGGATCCCGAGGACGTGGTGGGCGGCACCTTCACGATCACGAATCACGGCGGCATGGGCAGCCTCTTCAGCACCCCGATCATCAACCAGCCCCAGGTCGCCATCCTGGGCGTCGGATCGGTGCAACAACGCGCGGTCGTCATCAACGAGGCCATCGCCATCAGGCCCATGTGCTACCTGAGCCTCTCGTTCGATCATCGCGCATTCGATGGGGCGGCGGCCGACAGCTTCATGAGCAAGGTGAAGGCGAATTTGGAGCAGAGCGACTGGGAGAAGCGGTGATGAGCGACAGACCCCAGGCCGTCATCGTCAGTGCAGCCAGAACCCCGATGGGCAGCTTCACGGGCGCCTTCAGTTCCATCCCCGCGACCCGATTAGGAAGCCTGGCGATTCGCGAGGCTTGGGCCAGAACCGGTCTGCCGGGAGACCGCATCGACAACGTGCTGATGGGTTGCGTGCTCAGCGCGGGGCTCGGACAAGCGCCGGCGAGACAGGCAGCCATCGGCGCGGGCCTGCCACAGGGGGTGGGCGCGGTCACGGTCAACAAGGTCTGCGGCTCCAGCCTACAGACCGTCATCATGGCAGCCAGGATGGTGGCGCTGGGCGAGGCGTCGGTCGTGATCGCGGGCGGGATGGAGAACATGACCCGCGCCCCCTACCTGCTGGAGAAGGCCAGACAGGGATACCGCCTCGGCCATGGGGAACTGACCGATAGCCTGATCAAGGACGGACTCTGGGATGTCTACAATCAGTTCCACATGGGCAACGCGGGAGAACTCTGCGCCGCCAAGTTCCGCTTCTCCCGACAGGAAGCCGACGATTTCGCCCTGGAGAGCTACGCGCGCGCGAAGCAGGCTATCGCGGAGGGTCGGTTCACGAGGGAGATCGTGCCGGTCGAGGTCCCGCAGAAAAAAGGACCGCCCCTGCCGGTGCGCGACGACGAAGAGCCTCACCGTGCCGACCTGGCGAAACTCCGACAACTCAAACCGGTCTTCCAGGAGGACGGCGTGCTGACGGTCGGGAACTCGCCCTCCTGCAACGATGGAGCGGCGGCGGTGGTCGTGATGGCCGAGGCGGAGGCTCGCCGCCATGGACTCACCCCCATGGCCCGCATCGCAGGGTATGCCGGCGCAGCCCTCGCGCCGGAGTGGTTCAGCCTGGCCCCGGTGGAGGCCATCAGCCGGTTGCTGCGGAACACCACCCTGTCTATCGCCGACATCGATCTCTTCGAAATCAACGAGGCCTTTTCCGTCGTCTCGCTGGCCATCACCCGCGAGTTGGGACTCGATCCCAAGAAGGTCAACGTCCATGGCGGCGCGGTCGCCCTGGGCCATCCGATCGGGGCCACGGGCGCCAGAATCCTTACGACGTTGCTCCATGCGATGGAGTCGCGCGACGTCCGTCGCGGCGTTGCGAGCCTCTGCATCGGCGGCGGAGAAGCCCTCGCACTCATGGTGGAACGATGAACGAACGGACAACTACGACCCTCGACGACATCTCCACGATCGGGGTCATCGGTGCCGGACAAATGGGGCACGGGATCGCCCAGGTCCTGGCGATGGCCGGTTGGCAGGTGCTGTTGGTCGATATGACCGACAGCCTCCTTACCGCAGCGGTCCAGCACATTGCGGCCGGCGTCAAAAAGGCCGTGGAGAAGGGTCACTTGAGCCGCACCCACGAGGAGGCGGTCATGGGGCGCATCCACCCCTCGCGGCAACTTGAATCGTTGCGTGATGCCCAGGTGGTGATCGAGGCCATCCCGGAAGATCGCGACCGTAAACAATCCCTGTTCGCCCGCCTCGGTCAAATCTGCCCCGGCTCCGCCCTCCTGGCCAGCAACACCTCGTCGATCTCCATCGCCGGGTTGGGAATGGCGTCGGGGCGCCCCGATCGCACCATGGGCCTCCATTTCATGAACCCGGTGCCGGCCATGCGGCTGGTGGAAGTGGTCCGGACGATCCAGACGGCCGACCCTACGCTGCAGTTGGCGCTCGCCTTGGTCCATCGGCTCGGCAAGACGGCCGTGGTCTGCAAGGACTCGCCCGGTTTCATCGTGAATCGGATTCTCATGCCGATGATCAACGAAGCGGTCTATGCATTGGAAGAAGGCGTGGCGTCGGCCGAGGCCATCGACCTGGCCATGGTGGAGGGCACCAACCAGCCGATGGGCCCCCTCGCCTTGGCCGACCGCATCGGGTTGGACACGGTGCTGGCGATCTGCGAGGTGCTGCATCAAGACCTCGCCGATCCCAAGTTCAAGCCCTGCCCGCTCCTGCGCACCTATGTGCAACATGGGCGCCTCGGCAGGAAGAGCGGACAGGGGTTCTACCTCTATGGAGCGCAGCCGGCCGTGACGCAGGTCTAGCCTCGGCGCCCCATGACGGAGGAACGGCGTATGGCCGAACGGAAGCCGCAGTTCACTTCTCTCTCCGGCCTTGTCACCGACAGGGTCTACGGCCCGGCCCATCTAAAGGGCTGGACTCCGGAACAGGACCTCGGCGAGCCCGGCGCCTTTCCCTACACGCGCGGCATCCATCCGACCATGTACCGCAGCCGCTTCTGGACCATGCGGCAGTTTGCCGGCTTCGGGTCCGCGGAAGATACCAACCGGCGCTTTCAGTATCTCCTGACGCAGGGACAAACCGGCTTGAGCGTCGCCTTCGACCTGCCGACGCTGATGGGACTCGACTCCGACGATCCCCGCGCCCGCGGCGAAGTGGGCTACTGCGGCGTGGCCGTCTCTTCCCTCGCCGACATGGAGCGCCTCTTTGAGAACATCCCCTTGGATCAGGTCACCACCTCGATGACGATCAACGGCCCGGCGCCCGTGCTCTTCGCCATGTACCTGGCGGTGGCGGAGAAACGCGGCATCCCGTTCGATCACCTCGGCGGCACGCTCCAAAACGACATCCTGAAGGAATACATCGCGCAGAAAGAATGGCTTTTTCCGCCGGAGCCGCACCTCGCGCTGACAGTCGAAACGATCGGGTATTGCGCCCAACATCTGCCGAAATGGCACCCCATCAGCATCAGCGGCTACCACATCCGCGAGGCCGGGGCGACCGCCGTGCAGGAGCTCGCCTTTACGCTCTATGATGGCCTGACCTACGTCGACGCGGCGGTGAGGGCGGGACTCGATGTGGACAGCTTCGCCCCGCAGCTTTCCTTCTTCTTCAATGTGCACAACGACTTCTTCGAGGAGATCGCCAAATTTCGTGCGGCCCGCCGCCTCTGGGCCCGTGAAATGGAGCGACGCCATCATCCCAAGAATCCGCGTTCGCTGCAGTTGCGTTGCCATGCCCAAACGGCCGGCTGCTCGCTCACCGCACAACAACCGGTGAACAACGTCGTGCGGACGACGCTGCAGGCGCTGGCGGCGGTGCTCGGCGGCACGCAGTCGCTCCATACGAACTCCATGGACGAGACCTTGGCGTTGCCCACCGAAGAGGCCGTGAAGGTCGCCCTGCGCACTCAGCAGATCATTGCGACCGAGAGCGAGGTCACCAACAGCGTCGATCCGCTGGGGGGCTCCTACTTCGTCGAGAACCTGACCAATCGCCTGGAGGAGGGGGCGCTGGACTACTTCCGCCAATTGGATGCACGGGGCGGCATGGTCCGCGCGATCGAACAGGGTTTTCCGCAGCGGGAGATCCTCGACGCCGCGCAACGGTATCAACGCGAGATCGAGCGGCGGGAACGAGGCATCGTGGGGGTGACGGAGCAGGTCGAGCAGGATGAACGCTCCATTCCGATTCTGCGGATCGGGCCGCAGGTGGAACAGGAGCAGGTCGCCCGCCTGTCCGACTTCAGGAAGGCCCGCGATCCGTTCAGGATGGCCGGGGCGCTTGAGGAATTACAGGAGGCGGCATCGTGCCATCAACCGGTCATGCCGGCCTTGATCGAGGCCGTAAAGGCCAAGGCCACCGTGGGCGAAATTTGCGCGGCGCTGAAAGAAGTCTACGGCACCTATCGAGAACCGGTGGTGTTGTAACACCGCCCTGGATCACTCGGAGTCACGACCATGAAGCTCGGTGCGCTTGAGCTCTTCCCCCTTACCGACGGACGATTCCGGCTGGACGGCGGGGCCATGTTCGGCGTGGTGCCGAAGGCCTTGTGGCAGACCTGTTGCCCGCCGGATGAGCTGAACCGTATTCCCCTCACCTTGACCTGTCTGTTGGTGCGCGCACACGGAAAACACATCCTGGTCGACACAGGATTGGGCAACAAGGAGGACGCAAGGTTCCAGGCGCGGTTTGCAGTGGATCGACGCCCCTCCCTGCGCGATTCGCTGCACCTTCACGGCCTCGCGCCGGACGACGTCCACGCCGTGATCAACACGCACCTCCACTTCGACCATGCGGGCGGCAACACGGTCCTGGACAAAGCGGGACGCCTGCGCGCGGCCTTTCCCAAGGCGACCTACTTCATCCAGCGCGGCGAATACGAGGACGCCACCCGAGCCAACGAACGGACCAGGGCGAGTTATCGCCCCGACAACTTCGTGCCGATCGCCGAGCACCGTCGATGGGAGTTGCTGGACGGCGACACGGAACTATTTCCAGGGATCACGGCAGTGGTCACAGCAGGCCACACTCGGCATCACCAATGTGTGAAGGTAGAGTCGGAAGGCCACATCGCCTTCTTCCTCGGCGACCTCATTCCGACCGTCGCGCACCTGCCCCTGCCTTACATCATGGGGTACGATCTCTACCCGCTCGATACCCTCGCCAGCAAGCGAGCAATTCTCGACCGCGCCTTCGCGGAACGGTGGTTGTTGATCTTCCAACATGACCCGGTCATTCAAGCCGGGTATCTCACGAAACAGACCGAAGGCCGCTATGCTATCGACGAGGTGCGGCTATGGCAGTGACGGCGCCTCCCATCAGGGTGTTGCTCGGCAAGGTGGGGCTCGACGGCCACGACCGCGGCATCAAACTCGTGGCGCGGGCGCTGCGCGACGCCGGCATGGAGATCATTTACACAGGCCTTCACCAAACGCCGGAACAGGTCGTCTCGACCGCGATCCAGGAAGACGTCCAGGCCATCGGGCTCAGTATCCACTCCGGTGCCCACAATTCGCTCTTTCCACGCGTGCTGGAACTCCTGAAGGAGCGGGGCGCGGAGCAGATCACCCTGTTCGGTGGCGGCATCATTCCCGACGAAGATATGCCGCGCCTCAAGGCCGCCGGGGTCCGAATGCTGTTCCGTCCCGGCACAGCGATGCAGGACATCGTCACCTTCGTGAAGAGCATCCGCGTCGAACCGTGAAGGGACTCAGCCATGCAGGTCCTCACCACCTCGGTGCAGCCCAACTCGGAAACCTACCGGCGTAACCGAACGCAGGCGGAAAATCTGGTTGCCGACCTGCGCAAGCAGCTCGAACTCGTGCGGGGCGGAGGCCCCGCCGACGCCGTGGCCCTCCACGCTCAACGGGGCAAACTCACGGCCCGGGAACGCATCGCCGCCCTGCTCGACCCTGCGTCACCCTGGTTGGAACTGAGCCCGCTCGCAGCGTTCGGCCTCTACGACGGGCAGGTGCCGGCCGCCGGGCTGATCACGGGAATCGGGTCGGTATCGGGACGCCACTGCGTCATCGCCGCGAACGATGCGACCGTCAAGGGCGGCACCTATTTCCCCATGACCATCAAGAAACATCTCCGCGCCCAGGAGATTGCCTGGGAGAACCGTCTGCCGATCATCTATCTGGTGGATTCGGGCGGGGTGTTCCTGCCGTTGCAGGCCGAAGTCTTCGCCGACCGGGACCACTTCGGACGCATCTTCTTCAATCAGGCGCGCCTGTCCGCAGCCGGTGTGCCGCAGATCGCCGTGGTCATGGGCATGTGCACGGCGGGCGGAGCCTACGTCCCGGCGATGTGCGACGAGAACATCATCGTCAAGGGAACCGGCACGATCTACCTGGCGGGCCCCCCGTTGGTGAAGGCCGCGACCGGTGAAGAGGTGACGAGCGAGGCGTTGGGCGGGGCCGACCTGCATACGCGCCTCTCCGGCGTGAGCGACCACCTGGCGGAAAACGACCGCGAGGCCTTGAGCCTCTGCCGCTCCATCATCGCGACTGTGGGCCGCACACCTCCCAGGTTGCGGCGGAAACCGGTGGACGAGCCGCTGTATCCGCCGGAAGACCTCTATGGCCTCATCCCGGACAGTCCCCGTCAACCGTGGGACGTGCGGGAGGTCATCGCGCGGCTGGTGGACGGCAGCCGCTTCCAGGAATTCAAGGCGCGGTACGGCAGCACCTTGGTCTGCGGCTTTGCCTCATGGATGGGCCATCTGGTCGGCATCGTCGCCAACCAGGGCGTGCTGCTCTCGGAGGCCGCTTTGAAGGGCGCGCATTTCATCCAGCTCTGCGCGCAGCGGCGGATTCCGCTCATCTTCCTGCAAAACATCACCGGTTTCATGGTGGGAAAGGACTATGAGAGCCGAGGCA
It contains:
- a CDS encoding alpha-ketoacid dehydrogenase subunit beta produces the protein MTTASATGEITYVEAISQALDEEMSRDERVFLMGEDIGHYGGAFKVTEGFLDKYGEWRVLDTPLSESGFVGAAIGAAMMGLRPVVEMQFADFISCAFDQITEVAAKNHYRWGAAVPLVIRAPFGGGVHGGPFHSECPEGWFFHSPGLKIVAPSTPYDAKGLLKAAIRDPNPVLYFEHKFLYRRIKAILPQEDFIVPLGKAEVKRPGSDLSLITYGAMVHLALEAAALLQQEGIDLEVVDLRTLMPLDKDTISESVRKTSKAIVLHEDNKTGGIGAEIAALLAEDCFDCLDGPILRIAPPDTPVPFSTPLEEFFLPKVGDIVAGARKLAAY
- a CDS encoding 2-oxo acid dehydrogenase subunit E2; this translates as MATDILMPQLGESIAEGTVVKWLVPPGGAVERDQPLLVVETEKVALDIPSPGTGFLTEIVVQEGETVPVGTLLGKLEDQPRTGVVNRVGGVVVRPMDAPAGDGPHLSPAVRQLAKEHHVDVASIVGSGEGGRVTKKDVLEYVAARKSDRSAAPVATPAVRLHSQMRKTIAERMVLSRRTAAHVSTFFEVDMTGVVRFKEGRRLTFLPFVIDAVTRAMREVPVVNSTWRDDGLLLHQDIHIGIAVALEEGLLVPVVRHADRKDLTTLAKEVADLAQRARAKKLDPEDVVGGTFTITNHGGMGSLFSTPIINQPQVAILGVGSVQQRAVVINEAIAIRPMCYLSLSFDHRAFDGAAADSFMSKVKANLEQSDWEKR
- a CDS encoding thiolase family protein, giving the protein MSDRPQAVIVSAARTPMGSFTGAFSSIPATRLGSLAIREAWARTGLPGDRIDNVLMGCVLSAGLGQAPARQAAIGAGLPQGVGAVTVNKVCGSSLQTVIMAARMVALGEASVVIAGGMENMTRAPYLLEKARQGYRLGHGELTDSLIKDGLWDVYNQFHMGNAGELCAAKFRFSRQEADDFALESYARAKQAIAEGRFTREIVPVEVPQKKGPPLPVRDDEEPHRADLAKLRQLKPVFQEDGVLTVGNSPSCNDGAAAVVVMAEAEARRHGLTPMARIAGYAGAALAPEWFSLAPVEAISRLLRNTTLSIADIDLFEINEAFSVVSLAITRELGLDPKKVNVHGGAVALGHPIGATGARILTTLLHAMESRDVRRGVASLCIGGGEALALMVER
- a CDS encoding 3-hydroxybutyryl-CoA dehydrogenase (converts (S)-3-hydroxybutanoyl-CoA to 3-acetoacetyl-CoA) — translated: MNERTTTTLDDISTIGVIGAGQMGHGIAQVLAMAGWQVLLVDMTDSLLTAAVQHIAAGVKKAVEKGHLSRTHEEAVMGRIHPSRQLESLRDAQVVIEAIPEDRDRKQSLFARLGQICPGSALLASNTSSISIAGLGMASGRPDRTMGLHFMNPVPAMRLVEVVRTIQTADPTLQLALALVHRLGKTAVVCKDSPGFIVNRILMPMINEAVYALEEGVASAEAIDLAMVEGTNQPMGPLALADRIGLDTVLAICEVLHQDLADPKFKPCPLLRTYVQHGRLGRKSGQGFYLYGAQPAVTQV
- a CDS encoding methylmalonyl-CoA mutase family protein, producing the protein MTEERRMAERKPQFTSLSGLVTDRVYGPAHLKGWTPEQDLGEPGAFPYTRGIHPTMYRSRFWTMRQFAGFGSAEDTNRRFQYLLTQGQTGLSVAFDLPTLMGLDSDDPRARGEVGYCGVAVSSLADMERLFENIPLDQVTTSMTINGPAPVLFAMYLAVAEKRGIPFDHLGGTLQNDILKEYIAQKEWLFPPEPHLALTVETIGYCAQHLPKWHPISISGYHIREAGATAVQELAFTLYDGLTYVDAAVRAGLDVDSFAPQLSFFFNVHNDFFEEIAKFRAARRLWAREMERRHHPKNPRSLQLRCHAQTAGCSLTAQQPVNNVVRTTLQALAAVLGGTQSLHTNSMDETLALPTEEAVKVALRTQQIIATESEVTNSVDPLGGSYFVENLTNRLEEGALDYFRQLDARGGMVRAIEQGFPQREILDAAQRYQREIERRERGIVGVTEQVEQDERSIPILRIGPQVEQEQVARLSDFRKARDPFRMAGALEELQEAASCHQPVMPALIEAVKAKATVGEICAALKEVYGTYREPVVL
- a CDS encoding MBL fold metallo-hydrolase gives rise to the protein MKLGALELFPLTDGRFRLDGGAMFGVVPKALWQTCCPPDELNRIPLTLTCLLVRAHGKHILVDTGLGNKEDARFQARFAVDRRPSLRDSLHLHGLAPDDVHAVINTHLHFDHAGGNTVLDKAGRLRAAFPKATYFIQRGEYEDATRANERTRASYRPDNFVPIAEHRRWELLDGDTELFPGITAVVTAGHTRHHQCVKVESEGHIAFFLGDLIPTVAHLPLPYIMGYDLYPLDTLASKRAILDRAFAERWLLIFQHDPVIQAGYLTKQTEGRYAIDEVRLWQ
- a CDS encoding cobalamin B12-binding domain-containing protein; this encodes MAVTAPPIRVLLGKVGLDGHDRGIKLVARALRDAGMEIIYTGLHQTPEQVVSTAIQEDVQAIGLSIHSGAHNSLFPRVLELLKERGAEQITLFGGGIIPDEDMPRLKAAGVRMLFRPGTAMQDIVTFVKSIRVEP
- a CDS encoding methylcrotonoyl-CoA carboxylase, yielding MQVLTTSVQPNSETYRRNRTQAENLVADLRKQLELVRGGGPADAVALHAQRGKLTARERIAALLDPASPWLELSPLAAFGLYDGQVPAAGLITGIGSVSGRHCVIAANDATVKGGTYFPMTIKKHLRAQEIAWENRLPIIYLVDSGGVFLPLQAEVFADRDHFGRIFFNQARLSAAGVPQIAVVMGMCTAGGAYVPAMCDENIIVKGTGTIYLAGPPLVKAATGEEVTSEALGGADLHTRLSGVSDHLAENDREALSLCRSIIATVGRTPPRLRRKPVDEPLYPPEDLYGLIPDSPRQPWDVREVIARLVDGSRFQEFKARYGSTLVCGFASWMGHLVGIVANQGVLLSEAALKGAHFIQLCAQRRIPLIFLQNITGFMVGKDYESRGIIKDGAKMVQAVATVEVPKFTVIIGASHGAGNYAMCGRAYGPRFLFTWPNARVSVMGAQQAAQVLATVKQQQRERNNGTLSESERRRIVEDTRAQYEREGSPYVGSARLWDDGILDPLETRRVLGLCLDLAAVVPTRESRAPVFRM